Proteins encoded together in one Euzebya rosea window:
- a CDS encoding NAD(P)-dependent alcohol dehydrogenase — protein sequence MRDSQTMKAIVQQGYGGPEVLDLQAVDVPVPRPTEVLVRQQATSLQPLDWHYMRGTPLFLRLVAGLRGPRDRPIPGADVSGTVEAVGDAVTDLQPGDPVLGAAPGGTLAELVAVEAARLVRRPPNVTVEEAGGVGVAAFTALQALQRHGRLAAGERVIVVGASGGVGTFAVQMARALGGRVTAVCSDRNAELVRGLGAEEVVDYRTQDLAGLGPRFDLVVQIAGAQPLGEYMGLLAPGGRYVMVGSDEDGALLGPAVRALRVVLRNRFSSHDLVTFTADESVREDLLTITGWLADGSVRTVIDRTFSLADAAAAMTHSESGRARGKVIITI from the coding sequence ATGCGCGACTCACAGACCATGAAGGCGATCGTCCAGCAGGGCTACGGCGGACCGGAGGTGCTCGACCTCCAGGCCGTGGACGTCCCGGTCCCCCGACCGACCGAGGTGCTGGTCCGGCAGCAGGCCACCAGCCTGCAGCCGCTGGACTGGCACTACATGCGGGGCACACCCCTGTTCCTCCGGCTCGTCGCAGGTCTGCGAGGACCGCGGGACCGGCCGATCCCCGGTGCGGACGTGTCGGGCACCGTGGAGGCGGTCGGCGACGCCGTCACCGACCTGCAGCCGGGCGACCCGGTCCTCGGGGCAGCGCCCGGTGGGACGCTGGCCGAGCTGGTCGCGGTCGAGGCGGCCCGGCTCGTGCGTCGACCGCCCAACGTCACCGTCGAGGAAGCCGGCGGGGTGGGGGTCGCCGCCTTCACGGCGCTGCAGGCACTGCAGCGTCACGGTCGGCTGGCCGCCGGTGAGCGGGTGATCGTCGTCGGTGCCTCCGGTGGTGTCGGCACGTTCGCCGTGCAGATGGCCCGTGCGCTCGGCGGCCGGGTGACCGCCGTGTGCAGCGACCGCAACGCCGAGCTGGTGCGAGGGCTGGGCGCCGAGGAGGTCGTCGACTACCGGACCCAGGACCTCGCCGGGCTGGGGCCGCGCTTCGACCTGGTCGTGCAGATCGCCGGCGCCCAGCCGCTGGGGGAGTACATGGGCCTGCTGGCGCCCGGCGGCCGGTACGTGATGGTCGGCTCGGACGAGGACGGCGCCCTCCTCGGCCCTGCGGTACGGGCCCTCCGGGTCGTCCTCCGCAACCGCTTCTCATCCCACGACCTGGTCACGTTCACCGCCGACGAGTCGGTGCGGGAGGACCTCCTGACCATCACCGGCTGGCTGGCCGACGGGTCGGTCCGCACCGTCATCGACCGCACCTTCTCGCTGGCCGACGCGGCCGCAGCCATGACGCACAGCGAGTCGGGCCGGGCCCGCGGCAAAGTGATCATCACCATCTGA
- a CDS encoding FAD-dependent oxidoreductase: MTTHDVVVLGAGAMGLATAHALAGRGRRVALVERFEPGHARGSSHATARVFRLGYEDADYIALARAALPRWRDLEARTGASLLELTGVVDHGPADAIAPITDAFVANDVEHEVLDPERAAARWPGMRFDAAVVHHPTGGRVAAQRTLDVLLQRTRQHGADVRVATAVVGVDVGDGGVAVRLDDGSVLRADRIVSTVGAWTQKVLDGVVALPPMQVSAEQPMFFRPVVRHPGEWLPAVHRGVEDVYLFGVPGEGVKVSEHYRPEWLDPDDRPFDEDTAATARLADYIRRWLPGIDPTPVSMTRCLYTTTPDRDFVLDRVDRVVIGAGFSGHGFKFTPAIGEVLADLAEGASQSIERFRIRAGTRTAGSGVK, from the coding sequence ATGACCACCCACGATGTCGTCGTCCTGGGCGCCGGTGCGATGGGGCTGGCGACGGCGCACGCCCTGGCCGGCCGGGGCCGACGGGTGGCCCTCGTCGAGCGCTTCGAGCCCGGCCACGCGCGCGGATCCAGCCATGCCACCGCCCGGGTCTTCCGCCTGGGCTACGAGGACGCCGACTACATCGCCCTGGCCCGTGCGGCGCTGCCGCGCTGGCGGGACCTCGAGGCACGCACCGGGGCCAGCTTGCTGGAGCTGACGGGGGTCGTCGACCACGGTCCTGCCGATGCCATCGCGCCGATCACCGACGCCTTCGTCGCCAACGACGTGGAGCACGAGGTGCTGGACCCCGAGCGGGCGGCCGCGCGGTGGCCGGGGATGCGCTTCGACGCCGCCGTCGTGCATCACCCGACCGGCGGCCGTGTCGCGGCACAGCGCACCCTCGACGTGCTGCTGCAGCGGACACGACAGCACGGTGCCGACGTCCGGGTTGCCACGGCCGTGGTGGGCGTCGACGTGGGCGACGGTGGGGTGGCGGTCCGCCTCGACGACGGCAGCGTGCTCCGGGCCGACCGGATCGTCAGCACCGTCGGCGCGTGGACCCAGAAGGTGCTGGATGGAGTCGTGGCGCTGCCGCCCATGCAGGTCAGCGCCGAGCAGCCGATGTTCTTCCGCCCGGTCGTGCGCCATCCGGGGGAGTGGCTGCCGGCCGTGCACCGGGGGGTCGAGGACGTCTACCTGTTCGGTGTGCCCGGCGAGGGGGTCAAGGTGTCGGAGCACTACCGACCCGAATGGCTGGACCCCGACGACCGACCCTTCGACGAGGACACCGCCGCCACCGCACGCCTGGCCGACTACATCCGCCGGTGGCTGCCGGGGATCGATCCGACGCCGGTCAGCATGACCCGCTGCCTGTACACCACGACGCCGGACCGGGACTTCGTGCTGGACCGCGTGGACCGGGTCGTCATCGGCGCCGGGTTCAGCGGCCACGGCTTCAAGTTCACGCCCGCCATCGGGGAGGTCCTCGCCGACCTCGCCGAGGGCGCCAGCCAGTCCATCGAACGGTTCCGGATCAGGGCAGGCACGAGGACCGCTGGGTCCGGGGTCAAGTAG